In the Nocardioides panaciterrulae genome, CGGCCTCACGCGCCTGGACCTCCCGCTCGTGCTCGGCACGATCCTGACCGAGGACCCGGACCGGGCCCGGCTCGCCGGCTTCGTCATCCACCTCGGCGTCGGTCAGGTCTTCGCCCTCGGCTACGCCTTGGTGTTCGCGCTGCTGCACCGGGCCACGTGGTGGCTCGGTGGGCTGCTGGGACTCCTGCACGTGGCCGTGGTGCTGATGGTGCTGCTGCCGGTGCTGCCAGGACTGCATCCGCGGATGGCCTCGCACCGGGCCGGCCCGGTGAGTCGAGCGGTGCTGGAACCGCCGGGCCTGTTGGGCTTGAACTACGGCGTCCAGACGCCGGTCGTCGCTTTGGCCGCCCACCTCGTGTACGGCGCCGCGCTCGGTCTGCTGCTCCAGGCTCGATGAGATGACACCCATCGCCGACTACGGCCTGCTCGGGGACACCCGCACGGCCGCCCTGTCCTCGAGCGACGGCTCGCTGGACTGGATGTGTGTGCCCCGGTTCGACGGCGAACCCGTCTTCGGTCGTCTGGTCGGGGGATCCGCCGCCGGAAGCTTCCGGCTCGGACCCGCCGTACCGCTCCCGGTCGCCGACCGCCGCTACCGGGAGCACACCGCGACCCTGCAGACCTCGTGGGCCGCACCAGACGGGCGCCTCACGCTGACCGAGGGCATGGTGGCCGACGTCGGCGGCCAGCTGCTGCCTGCCACCCTGCTGGTGCGCCGGCTCTCCGCCGAGGGCGCGCCCGCACGAGCGCGGGTCCACTTCGACCCCCGGCTCGGTGAACGGCATCGCCCGCCCCGGGTCCGGCGCCGCGGCACGGACCTGGTGTGCGAGTGGGGGACGCTGGCCCTGTCCCTGACCTGTGAGGAGGGGGCGGCCCTCGAGGTGGGGAGGTCGACGACGCTCACGGTCAGCCCGGGGCGGCCCGTGACCTTCGTGGTCACGATCGCCCATCGCGAGCCCCTCGTCCACGTCAGTCCGGACGCGGCGTGGGCCCTGCTGGAGGCGGACGGGTCCCGCTGGGCGGCCTGGGCCGGACGGGTCGACCCGGACCTACCGTTCCGCGACGCCGTCATCCGCAGTCTCCTCACCCTGCGCCTCCTCACCTACTCGCCCTCGGGCGCGCCGGTCGCCGCCCCGACCACGTCACTGCCAGAACAGCCGGGTGGACTCCGCAACTGGGACTACCGCTACGCCTGGCCCCGCGACGCGAGCATCGGGGTCGCGGCGTTTCTCGGGGCCGGCCTGGGCGACGAGGCCCGCGGCTTCTTGTGGTGGCTCCTGCACGCGAGCCGGCTGCAACGTCCCAGGTTGCCGGTGCTGCTCACGTTGGACGGACGCCTGCCACCGGCCGAACGGAGCCTGCGCGGCTGGCCCGGCTACGCGGCCAGCACGCCGGTCCGCGTGGGCAACGGCGCCGCCGACCAGCACCAGCTCGACGGCTACGGCTGGGTCGTCGACGCGGCCTGGGTCATGGTTCGGGCTGGGCACCCCCTGTACTCAGAGACATGGCGGGCCATCCGCGGCTTCGTCGACCGGGTCTCGGAGCGGTGGAGCGAGCCGGACGCCGGGATCTGGGAGATCCGCGGGGACGCCGTGCAGCACGTCCACTCCAAGCTGATGGCCTGGCTGGCGGTCGACCGCGGGCTGCGCATCGCCGAGACACATCGCCTCTCGGACCGCCGGCGTCGACGCTGGCTCGCCGCGCGAGACGCGATCGGCGTCGACGTCAGGGCGGCGGGGTACAGCTCGGCCCTCGGCAGCTACACCCGCAGCTATGGCTCACCGGACCTGGACGCGGCGCTGCTCGTCCTGCCACTGGTCGGCCTTGAGGACCCTCACTCCAGCCGGGTACGGGGCACGGTGGATGCCATTCGTGAGCGGCTCTCCGCAGGCGGACCGTTGCTCTTCCGCTACCCGCCGGGCCGGGACGGGCTCGACGGGACCGAAGGCGCGTTCCTGCCGTGCTCGTTCTGGTTGGTCCGGGCCCTCGCCTGCACCGGCCGGCGAGACGAGGCCCTCCGGGTCTTCCAGGACCTGCTCGCACGTGCCAGCTCGCTCGGGCTGTACGCCGAGGAGATGGACCCGACGACCGGCGCGCATCTGGGCAACTTCCCGCAGGCACTGACCCACGCCGCACTGGTGCAGGCCGCCCTGGCCCTCCGCGAGCCCGAAGCGTAGTTCCGGCGGCTCTCCTCCTCGTCGACAGGCCCTTGGCGCTGTCGGCCTGCTCGACGCCGCCGGCGCTCGGTGATTCGGCACGAGGGGCGGAGCGTACTGTGCGACTTGACGAGCCCGCCCTCTCTCCAGAAGGCCCCACCATGGACGCAACACCTGGTCGCCGCAACCGCACACGTCGACTGGCCACCGCTGTCGCGACGATCCTCGGTCTGGCCTGCGTGCCCGTGCTGCTGGCGCCGACGACGGCGTACGCCCGGGGTGGGGGCGGCGGCCACGGGTTCGGAGGCGGCGGCGGCGGTCACTTCGGCGGCGGCGGGGGTGGCCTCATCTTCTTCGGTAGCGGCGGCACTGGTGGGGGGAGCGGCACCGGCCTGGTCATCCTCATCCTGCTGGTCGTGGCGTACATGCTGATCAAGAGCTGGTTGCAGCGTCGCCAGACCAGCCGCACCATGAACACCACGTCGGACCGGGTGGCTCACCGCTCCGACAAGGAGGCCGGTGCACGGGCCGCGCGCGTGCAGGCCCAGGTCGACGCACTGGCCGACACCGACGCCACCTTCGACGTGGAAGCACTCAAGCAGCGCGCCGTCACCCTCTACGTCACGGCCCAGCGGGCCTGGACCGCCCGCGACGACGCGACGCTCAGGACGATTCTCGCGCCGGCTCTGTACGGCAAGTGGACCGAGCAGCTGCACGCCTACGAGGCGCGCGGTGAGGTCAACGTCGTCGAGATCGTCCGGGGCCCGGCCGTGGAGATGGTCAACGTGGCCAACCGCACCGGGGAGTCCGATGACACGGTGACCTTCCGGATCACCGCAACGCTGAACGACTACGTCCTCAACGGTTGGTCCGGAGCGCATTCGACCCGCAAGGACCGCTCGACCCGACCGGTCGAGTACTGGACGCTGCGCAAGAACCACGGCGGCGAGTGGATCGTCGCGTCGATCGAGCAGGCCGAGGACGGCAGTCACCACCTCACCGACGCGATCGAGCTCGACACGTGGAGCCAGAAGTCAGTGGCGCGCGACGCCATGCTCGAGGTCGCCGACCGTACGTCGGCGGCGCGGGTGTCCGACGTGCTGTCCCTGACCAACATCTCGTGGGCCGACGACGCCGACAAGGCGGCCGGTGACCTGAGTCTTGTCGACGCACGCTTCGACAAGTCGGTGCTCGAGGTGGCCATCGCCCAGTTCCTCGAGGAGTGGCAGATGAACGACGGCAGCCTGGACTTCACCGCCGTCCGCACCGCGAACCGGACCGTCATGCGCACCGCCACGGTCCACGACATCGAGGTGCGCGAGCTCGTCTCGCGCGAGCCGATCGTCTTCCGGGTCATGGTCGCGGCGCAGGGGATCTACTACGAGGTCGACCGCAGGACCGAGGAGGTCGTCGCGGGCGACGCCCACGCGAGCCGAGCGGTGCGGTTCACCTTCACGATGCGCCT is a window encoding:
- a CDS encoding TIM44-like domain-containing protein: MDATPGRRNRTRRLATAVATILGLACVPVLLAPTTAYARGGGGGHGFGGGGGGHFGGGGGGLIFFGSGGTGGGSGTGLVILILLVVAYMLIKSWLQRRQTSRTMNTTSDRVAHRSDKEAGARAARVQAQVDALADTDATFDVEALKQRAVTLYVTAQRAWTARDDATLRTILAPALYGKWTEQLHAYEARGEVNVVEIVRGPAVEMVNVANRTGESDDTVTFRITATLNDYVLNGWSGAHSTRKDRSTRPVEYWTLRKNHGGEWIVASIEQAEDGSHHLTDAIELDTWSQKSVARDAMLEVADRTSAARVSDVLSLTNISWADDADKAAGDLSLVDARFDKSVLEVAIAQFLEEWQMNDGSLDFTAVRTANRTVMRTATVHDIEVRELVSREPIVFRVMVAAQGIYYEVDRRTEEVVAGDAHASRAVRFTFTMRLADDSAAGWTVTGVQAAG
- a CDS encoding glycoside hydrolase family 15 protein; its protein translation is MTPIADYGLLGDTRTAALSSSDGSLDWMCVPRFDGEPVFGRLVGGSAAGSFRLGPAVPLPVADRRYREHTATLQTSWAAPDGRLTLTEGMVADVGGQLLPATLLVRRLSAEGAPARARVHFDPRLGERHRPPRVRRRGTDLVCEWGTLALSLTCEEGAALEVGRSTTLTVSPGRPVTFVVTIAHREPLVHVSPDAAWALLEADGSRWAAWAGRVDPDLPFRDAVIRSLLTLRLLTYSPSGAPVAAPTTSLPEQPGGLRNWDYRYAWPRDASIGVAAFLGAGLGDEARGFLWWLLHASRLQRPRLPVLLTLDGRLPPAERSLRGWPGYAASTPVRVGNGAADQHQLDGYGWVVDAAWVMVRAGHPLYSETWRAIRGFVDRVSERWSEPDAGIWEIRGDAVQHVHSKLMAWLAVDRGLRIAETHRLSDRRRRRWLAARDAIGVDVRAAGYSSALGSYTRSYGSPDLDAALLVLPLVGLEDPHSSRVRGTVDAIRERLSAGGPLLFRYPPGRDGLDGTEGAFLPCSFWLVRALACTGRRDEALRVFQDLLARASSLGLYAEEMDPTTGAHLGNFPQALTHAALVQAALALREPEA